A genomic window from Flavobacterium johnsoniae includes:
- a CDS encoding DUF262 domain-containing protein, whose product MKYTITKWTVEKLLLMQSQGDIILSPPYQRNFIWSIKDQQYLIDSIIKGSPIPNFFLLEKADGKLEMVDGQQRSRTILSFISGQFTDLEGKTYSAQDHPTFLNYEFPVTIITDTEGEQIEKFYALVNKTGVHLNKPEVRKADYYDTNFLNLINEISTSKKVEILNLFSEGSLKRMNDTDFISELIVLIKIGHVDKKNHIDEYFKSDIRTDEASEIKITFNSILDKINLLNKTFEVSKTRYKQRNDFYTLFNFILDNSTIDLDVLKYFYKILVLISKDIKPTQDNCEPLKEYARNCVTQSNSKLARENRLNFFNELLLNKNLKANKTQKLILKFYNLDAKNIVKVGAYTVIDIEELNKIKNITFKR is encoded by the coding sequence ATGAAATACACAATTACTAAATGGACAGTCGAAAAATTACTGTTAATGCAATCGCAAGGGGACATAATTTTAAGTCCACCTTATCAAAGAAATTTTATATGGTCTATTAAAGATCAACAATACTTAATAGATTCTATTATCAAGGGAAGTCCTATACCTAATTTTTTTCTTCTTGAAAAGGCTGATGGAAAATTAGAAATGGTAGATGGACAGCAAAGATCTCGGACGATTTTGAGTTTTATCTCCGGTCAATTTACTGACTTGGAAGGTAAAACTTATTCTGCGCAAGATCATCCTACCTTTTTAAATTATGAGTTTCCGGTAACAATAATAACAGATACAGAAGGTGAACAAATAGAGAAGTTTTATGCATTAGTAAATAAAACAGGAGTACATTTAAATAAACCTGAGGTACGTAAGGCAGATTATTATGACACGAATTTCTTAAATCTTATAAATGAAATATCGACATCAAAAAAAGTAGAAATTTTGAACTTATTTTCTGAGGGGTCACTTAAAAGAATGAATGATACTGATTTTATTTCAGAATTAATCGTTCTTATAAAGATCGGGCATGTTGATAAAAAAAATCATATTGATGAGTATTTTAAGAGTGATATTAGAACCGATGAAGCATCAGAAATTAAAATAACATTCAATAGTATTTTGGATAAGATTAATCTTTTGAATAAAACTTTTGAAGTTAGTAAAACAAGATATAAGCAACGGAATGATTTTTACACTTTATTTAATTTTATTCTGGATAATTCTACAATTGACTTAGATGTGCTAAAATATTTTTATAAAATTTTAGTATTAATTTCAAAAGATATAAAACCCACACAAGATAACTGCGAACCTTTAAAAGAATATGCTAGAAACTGTGTAACCCAATCTAATTCAAAATTAGCAAGAGAAAATAGATTAAACTTTTTTAATGAGCTATTATTAAATAAAAATTTAAAAGCAAATAAAACACAAAAGTTAATTTTAAAATTTTACAATTTAGATGCTAAAAATATAGTTAAAGTTGGAGCATACACAGTTATTGACATCGAAGAATTAAATAAAATTAAAAACATAACCTTTAAAAGATGA
- a CDS encoding DUF4007 family protein: protein MIEEKQTIKFTFSGHDTFHCRHLWLKKGYDFVKKGNKFSQLNAVLELGVGKNMVSAISFWMKAFGLLDNDGHLTEFANYIFDDEMGKDPYIEDEGTLWLLHYILVKNDNASIYNLIYNDFRREKIEFSKEHFIAYVSRKIDENNLTQISKNTIASDFEVFVKMYTIPENIKDKEENLTGLLAELNLLHKEKLTFSVINDEKNNIPDEILLFSILDNDDFSNSINLYSLEHEKNQVGSVFAINRAGIVNKIEGIASDTNFKKYGITYNDHAGIKELQFRDKPNKYEVLNIYYAK, encoded by the coding sequence ATGATTGAAGAAAAACAAACTATAAAATTCACTTTTTCAGGACATGACACATTTCATTGTCGTCATTTGTGGTTAAAGAAAGGATATGATTTTGTTAAGAAAGGGAATAAATTTTCTCAATTAAACGCTGTTTTAGAATTGGGAGTGGGTAAAAATATGGTTTCTGCTATCAGTTTTTGGATGAAAGCATTTGGGTTATTAGACAATGACGGGCATCTAACAGAGTTTGCGAACTATATTTTTGACGATGAAATGGGAAAAGACCCTTACATTGAGGATGAAGGTACTTTATGGCTTTTACATTATATATTAGTAAAGAATGACAATGCATCCATTTATAATTTAATATATAATGATTTTAGACGTGAAAAAATTGAATTTTCAAAGGAACATTTTATTGCATATGTTTCAAGAAAGATTGATGAGAATAACTTAACTCAAATTAGTAAAAATACAATTGCTAGTGATTTTGAAGTATTTGTAAAAATGTATACAATACCGGAAAATATTAAAGATAAGGAGGAGAACCTAACAGGACTATTGGCAGAACTTAATTTGTTGCACAAAGAAAAACTAACCTTTAGTGTAATCAACGATGAAAAAAATAATATTCCTGATGAAATATTACTCTTTTCTATTCTTGATAATGATGATTTTAGTAATTCGATCAATTTATACTCATTAGAGCATGAAAAAAATCAAGTCGGTAGTGTCTTTGCAATTAATAGGGCAGGAATTGTAAATAAAATTGAAGGAATTGCATCGGATACTAATTTTAAAAAGTATGGCATTACTTATAACGATCATGCAGGAATTAAAGAATTGCAATTTAGAGATAAACCAAACAAATACGAAGTATTAAACATATATTATGCTAAATAA
- a CDS encoding helix-turn-helix domain-containing protein translates to MMKDLINIEMKNLPMSGLDVHIIKKYIVKTAADDSFQVSNYSIILIKSGQFKIRLSDLTQELLPHDLLVIPKNSFCTIMEVKGRLQLLLLSFTSDFAFENCLKKELVDSFNFLLGEPSSKITLSEKDFLVLSLIYKLICFVNKDAAGNEQDVELQRISFNLLLYELKFIFNRSDLQTQNSFTRQERLTIKFLTILTIHCKKQHSAKFYAGVLFVTRGYLNRTVKQITGKTVKSLIDVAIINEIKNLLENSQSSIAFIGQDFEFSSLANFSAFFRKHTSLSPSEYRQKTVGRFKTSDFR, encoded by the coding sequence ATGATGAAGGATTTAATAAATATTGAAATGAAGAATCTGCCTATGTCTGGACTTGATGTACACATTATTAAAAAGTACATAGTCAAAACTGCAGCAGATGATTCCTTTCAAGTGAGCAATTATTCAATTATACTGATAAAGTCTGGACAATTCAAAATACGGCTAAGTGATTTAACACAGGAATTACTTCCGCACGATCTGCTCGTAATTCCTAAAAATTCATTTTGTACTATTATGGAAGTTAAAGGTAGACTGCAGTTGCTGCTCCTTTCTTTTACATCAGATTTCGCTTTTGAAAATTGCCTAAAGAAAGAATTGGTTGATTCATTCAATTTTCTGCTTGGTGAACCGTCATCAAAAATAACACTTAGTGAGAAGGATTTTTTGGTCTTGTCATTAATTTACAAACTAATCTGTTTTGTCAATAAAGATGCAGCAGGAAATGAGCAGGATGTGGAACTGCAACGCATAAGTTTCAACCTTTTATTATATGAGCTTAAATTTATTTTTAATAGATCAGATTTACAAACTCAGAACAGTTTTACCCGGCAGGAGCGGCTTACTATTAAGTTTCTGACTATTTTGACCATTCACTGCAAAAAGCAGCACAGCGCCAAGTTCTATGCAGGTGTGTTATTTGTTACAAGAGGTTATTTAAATCGAACTGTCAAACAGATAACAGGAAAGACCGTTAAAAGCCTCATTGATGTGGCAATCATAAATGAAATAAAGAATCTTCTTGAAAATTCACAATCCTCCATTGCTTTTATTGGACAAGATTTTGAATTTAGTAGTCTGGCGAACTTTAGTGCCTTTTTTAGGAAACACACTTCGCTTTCTCCTTCTGAATATCGTCAAAAGACTGTTGGGAGATTTAAAACGTCAGATTTTCGTTGA
- a CDS encoding helix-turn-helix domain-containing protein — translation MSKKHFILVLICVFSWCEAQKHFQKYPDSLKRKSYEYLDEKIYELRNDSARSSVYMFEYLRKAKVEKNYKEIINGYQNLLHESPHSMRLIYADSMIYTAKKTNDKALIGSAYLSKGIVYYLLKKQNNALDNFITADSYISQTADKYLIYKLKYHIALVKYYLGYYDEAISLLRECTDYFKNENSRAYLNSLHSLGLCYNRIGNYGLCSNTNALGLVECQKLDIKEMEVYFIHSEGINDFFQKNYSSAIKSIESSIEELKEKKDFGNESVGYFYIGKSYWEVRQYEKALPYFEKVDQLFNTRGYLRTDQREMYEILIKYYKNQENQDLQLYYIDQLLKADKVLNETFKYLVGKINKEYNTQELMFEKQSLKNELVSKNFKYSVLTGFTSLLFLSFVVLTYRYYKNRKIYRQKFDEQMLQISASENKTKYRQKIEKPVLSDINPETVSTILNQLEKFEIDKKFLENDWSLSKLSAAFKSNPTYLSSIIRHYKEKGFTEYINDLKIDYIMSLLYNDKLVRNYTNKALAAEVGFSSTQRFVKAFKSKTGMPTFFFIEQIKKKG, via the coding sequence ATGAGCAAAAAACATTTCATCTTAGTACTAATATGTGTTTTTTCATGGTGTGAAGCACAGAAACATTTTCAAAAATATCCTGACTCTCTAAAAAGAAAGAGTTATGAATATCTTGATGAGAAAATATATGAACTTCGAAATGATAGTGCCCGATCTTCTGTATATATGTTTGAATATCTTCGCAAGGCTAAAGTTGAAAAAAATTACAAGGAAATTATTAATGGATATCAGAATCTTCTTCATGAATCTCCACACAGTATGCGGTTAATTTATGCCGACAGTATGATATATACTGCAAAAAAAACAAATGATAAAGCTTTAATAGGATCAGCTTACTTATCAAAAGGAATTGTGTATTATCTACTTAAAAAGCAAAATAACGCACTTGACAACTTCATAACTGCAGACAGTTATATTTCACAGACAGCTGACAAATACCTTATCTACAAACTGAAGTATCATATTGCTTTGGTTAAATACTATCTTGGTTATTACGATGAAGCAATTTCATTACTTAGAGAATGTACCGACTATTTTAAAAATGAAAATTCCAGAGCCTACTTAAATTCACTTCATTCTTTGGGATTGTGCTATAACAGAATCGGTAATTATGGATTATGCTCCAATACAAATGCATTGGGACTTGTTGAGTGCCAGAAATTGGATATTAAAGAAATGGAAGTTTATTTTATCCACTCTGAGGGTATTAACGACTTCTTTCAGAAAAATTATTCATCTGCAATTAAAAGCATAGAATCTTCAATTGAAGAATTAAAAGAAAAGAAAGATTTTGGTAATGAATCAGTTGGTTATTTCTACATTGGTAAAAGTTATTGGGAGGTCCGACAATATGAAAAAGCACTTCCTTACTTTGAAAAGGTTGATCAGCTGTTTAATACGAGAGGGTATCTACGGACTGACCAAAGGGAAATGTACGAGATTCTTATTAAATATTACAAAAATCAAGAAAATCAGGATTTGCAATTATATTACATTGATCAATTGCTTAAGGCTGATAAAGTACTTAATGAGACTTTCAAATATTTGGTTGGAAAAATCAACAAGGAATACAATACCCAAGAATTAATGTTTGAGAAGCAAAGTTTGAAAAATGAGCTGGTAAGTAAAAATTTTAAGTATTCAGTTTTAACCGGTTTCACTTCCCTCCTTTTCTTGTCTTTTGTTGTCTTAACATATAGATATTATAAGAACCGAAAAATATATCGTCAAAAGTTTGATGAGCAGATGTTACAGATTTCTGCTTCAGAGAATAAAACTAAATACAGGCAAAAAATTGAAAAACCAGTTTTATCAGATATAAATCCTGAAACTGTCTCAACTATACTTAATCAGCTGGAAAAATTTGAAATAGATAAGAAATTTTTAGAAAATGACTGGAGCCTTTCAAAATTGTCTGCTGCATTTAAATCCAATCCAACTTATCTTTCATCAATTATTCGTCATTACAAAGAAAAAGGATTTACCGAATATATTAATGATCTCAAAATAGATTATATTATGTCATTACTTTATAATGATAAACTTGTACGTAACTATACAAATAAAGCTTTAGCCGCCGAAGTCGGCTTTAGCAGTACACAAAGATTTGTTAAGGCTTTTAAAAGTAAAACTGGAATGCCTACATTTTTTTTTATAGAACAGATTAAAAAAAAGGGATAA
- a CDS encoding protein kinase family protein, with protein MKFVDGNIKLSDNQDENYIEIDNEDFFLSYLNADFKSNKGASSNLFILHDPNGDTEDRVIKICKTPLNPAARTQDKRITRFKREIKAFTLVKKYNLSGVVIFFGNGEVEIADQTFLFIILEKADNDLANYLEKNNFKFSLNQKLSFCVSILNGIKQLHDKGIYHRDIKHDNILIVNNEFKIADLGLVQFREKDSDIDSANEKIGPIGWLSPEATNKMLTKNKKIGNIYDCDINYKSDIFQLGKLFWYIFQGNLPLGQLILNDKKSGESDIFEIIFLMLQYDKQRRPEIDQINLLFDPIKIRLAV; from the coding sequence ATGAAATTTGTAGATGGCAACATAAAACTATCAGATAATCAAGATGAAAATTATATTGAAATTGATAATGAAGATTTCTTTCTTTCTTACTTGAATGCGGATTTTAAATCTAATAAAGGGGCAAGTTCTAATCTATTTATTTTGCATGATCCGAATGGAGATACGGAGGACAGGGTAATTAAAATCTGTAAAACCCCATTAAATCCGGCTGCCAGGACTCAAGATAAACGTATAACTAGATTTAAAAGAGAGATTAAGGCATTTACTCTCGTTAAAAAGTATAATTTATCAGGCGTTGTAATATTTTTCGGAAATGGAGAAGTTGAAATTGCGGACCAAACTTTTTTATTCATAATTTTAGAAAAAGCAGATAATGATTTAGCTAATTATCTAGAAAAAAATAATTTTAAATTTTCATTAAACCAAAAGCTTTCATTTTGTGTTAGTATATTGAATGGTATTAAGCAGCTTCATGATAAAGGAATTTATCATAGAGATATTAAACATGACAATATTTTAATAGTTAACAATGAATTCAAAATCGCAGATTTAGGACTTGTGCAATTTCGAGAAAAGGATTCAGATATAGACTCTGCGAATGAAAAAATTGGACCTATAGGTTGGTTATCTCCGGAAGCAACAAATAAGATGCTCACAAAAAATAAAAAAATTGGAAATATCTATGATTGCGATATTAATTACAAATCAGATATATTTCAGTTAGGTAAATTATTTTGGTATATTTTTCAAGGAAATTTACCCTTGGGGCAATTAATTTTGAATGATAAAAAATCTGGCGAATCTGACATTTTTGAAATTATATTTTTAATGTTGCAATATGATAAGCAAAGACGACCTGAAATAGATCAAATCAATTTACTGTTTGATCCAATAAAAATTAGATTAGCAGTTTAG
- a CDS encoding YqaE/Pmp3 family membrane protein, producing the protein MIIIAILLPWLSFILRGKIFTAVICLILQITLIGWLPAAIWAVVSLQNARTERRTNKLIKAMRR; encoded by the coding sequence ATGATAATAATTGCAATATTACTCCCGTGGCTCTCTTTTATATTAAGAGGGAAAATATTTACCGCTGTTATTTGCCTCATTTTGCAGATAACGCTAATTGGCTGGCTGCCAGCAGCAATTTGGGCCGTAGTATCCCTTCAAAATGCTAGAACTGAGAGGCGAACTAATAAACTTATAAAAGCTATGAGGAGATAA
- a CDS encoding DUF4134 domain-containing protein: MKKCGWKLKQLDEEKVLSYCILALLLVYETKIYAQDGVAGINEANQKVRSYFDAGTELMYAVGAILGLIGAVKVYQKWNAGDPDTGKVAAAWFGSCVFLVVVATVIKSFFGV; encoded by the coding sequence ATGAAAAAATGTGGATGGAAATTAAAGCAATTAGATGAGGAAAAAGTATTGTCTTACTGCATACTTGCGTTGCTGCTGGTATATGAAACAAAAATTTATGCCCAAGATGGTGTAGCCGGCATTAATGAAGCGAATCAAAAAGTAAGAAGCTATTTTGATGCAGGTACTGAGTTAATGTACGCTGTAGGCGCAATACTGGGCTTGATAGGAGCAGTAAAAGTTTATCAGAAATGGAATGCTGGTGATCCTGATACCGGCAAGGTTGCGGCGGCTTGGTTTGGAAGTTGTGTCTTTCTGGTTGTAGTGGCTACAGTAATTAAATCCTTCTTCGGGGTTTAA
- a CDS encoding phosphoadenosine phosphosulfate reductase family protein: protein MSKVRHVLGISGGKDSAALAIYMKKKYPDLDIEYYTSDTGKELQETYDLISNLETFLGKKITVLKAVNDSSEDNPFDHFIKLFKGYLPSSNARWCTKKLKLDPFENFVGDDPVISYVGIRGDEDREGYISKKNNIQSIFPFRKSIWSEDVISKVLSNKNISLTSKILSSQPKNDKTERILELINTEISTSFSQSQKLNALLDLGIKEFNAIVFQFLKTTEYPLSTEELFPLIENEDILVRDDIFKLLEDSGVGVPAYYKQVEFEINGEKSSYARSRSGCFFCFYQQKIEWIWLYEQHPDLFYKALEYEKDGYTWMQDESLEEIIKPERVAKIKEDHLKRTNKKAQNKKSPYLLDLLDDAEGEGCASCFI from the coding sequence ATGAGTAAGGTAAGACATGTGTTAGGAATATCCGGAGGGAAAGATAGTGCTGCTTTGGCAATATATATGAAAAAAAAATATCCTGATTTGGATATAGAATATTATACTTCAGATACAGGGAAAGAATTGCAGGAAACTTATGATTTAATCTCAAATTTGGAGACCTTTCTTGGGAAAAAAATAACTGTTTTAAAAGCAGTAAATGACAGTTCTGAAGATAATCCATTCGATCATTTCATAAAATTATTTAAAGGATATTTACCATCATCAAATGCGAGATGGTGTACCAAAAAATTAAAGTTAGATCCGTTTGAAAATTTTGTTGGTGATGATCCCGTTATTTCGTATGTTGGAATTAGAGGTGATGAGGATAGGGAAGGCTATATTTCAAAGAAAAACAATATTCAATCGATCTTTCCTTTTAGAAAAAGTATATGGAGTGAGGATGTAATTTCAAAAGTTCTTTCTAATAAGAATATATCATTAACAAGTAAAATACTTTCTTCACAGCCAAAAAATGACAAAACCGAAAGAATATTAGAGCTTATAAATACTGAAATTTCGACAAGTTTTTCTCAAAGTCAAAAACTTAATGCATTGTTAGATTTAGGAATTAAAGAATTTAATGCAATTGTTTTTCAATTTTTGAAAACTACTGAATATCCTTTATCAACTGAAGAATTGTTTCCATTAATTGAAAATGAAGATATTCTAGTTCGAGATGATATATTTAAATTACTTGAAGATTCTGGAGTAGGTGTTCCAGCTTATTATAAACAAGTAGAATTTGAAATCAATGGAGAAAAGTCCTCATATGCAAGAAGTCGCTCAGGTTGTTTCTTCTGTTTCTATCAACAAAAGATTGAATGGATATGGTTATATGAACAACACCCGGATTTATTTTATAAAGCATTAGAATATGAGAAAGATGGATATACTTGGATGCAAGACGAAAGTTTAGAGGAAATTATAAAACCAGAGCGTGTAGCTAAAATTAAAGAAGATCACTTAAAAAGAACCAATAAAAAAGCACAAAATAAAAAATCCCCCTATCTTCTAGATTTATTAGATGATGCCGAAGGAGAAGGATGCGCTTCTTGTTTTATATAG
- a CDS encoding DUF262 domain-containing protein, producing MSFFPPLSVADAIEKIDYNQYLLPAIQRDFVWSSSKIEMLFDSLMQGYPIGSMLLWRVNGKNTENQRFYGILKKYRERYLIRSEEVSTKNIPSFEVVLDGQQRLTALYLGLKGSYAFKGYNLAWKDTEYSIPTRYLYLNLRYKKNKRNDLNDSDDDRRYEFTFLKPEEILNIDEDNKWFKVGDILGIKGTSQLNTYFKNNNIICDEAQEILSRLHDIVHLEKLIHYYLEESSDFTRALNIFIRVNSGGISLSYSDLVMSTTIMGWQNLDAKKEINGLVDELIKEYGYAVNKDFVLRTYLVLYSDDIKFRVKNFSIKNAKEFEEYWKEIKTTIREVFQLVTDFGYAPSTLTSLNALLPIVYYLYKTDRVQGFCQKVKYKKDRELIKRWLHVALLHQIFGGQAEGVLKAIRDTVKKDIEKGAEIFPAQSIASRLSKTNKSITVDEEFIDGLLFTSKDSRYAFPILALLFPHLDYKNRDFHLDHCHPISHFNEKKLKSKGILLTDKNKEYYTEADYFNSILNLQMLDGNENKSKNSKDLKIWIDENNISLKAYHLPKEVDLGDFPIFLEKRSELLRKVLTEELTF from the coding sequence ATGTCATTTTTCCCTCCATTATCAGTTGCCGATGCAATTGAAAAGATAGATTATAATCAATATTTATTGCCTGCTATTCAAAGAGATTTTGTTTGGTCAAGTTCAAAAATTGAAATGCTTTTTGATTCATTGATGCAAGGTTATCCAATTGGCTCAATGCTTTTATGGCGCGTAAATGGTAAGAATACCGAAAATCAAAGATTTTACGGAATTTTGAAAAAATATCGTGAACGTTATTTAATAAGGTCAGAGGAAGTTTCTACCAAAAACATACCGAGTTTTGAAGTAGTCTTAGATGGGCAACAAAGGTTAACAGCTTTATATTTAGGTTTAAAAGGATCATATGCTTTTAAAGGCTATAACTTGGCATGGAAAGATACTGAGTATTCAATACCAACTAGATATCTATATTTAAATTTAAGATATAAAAAGAATAAACGAAATGACTTAAATGACAGTGATGATGACAGAAGGTATGAATTTACGTTTTTAAAGCCTGAAGAAATATTAAATATTGATGAAGACAACAAATGGTTTAAAGTAGGTGATATTCTTGGAATAAAAGGTACATCTCAATTGAATACATATTTTAAAAATAATAATATAATTTGTGATGAAGCTCAGGAAATATTAAGCAGACTTCATGATATTGTACATTTAGAAAAATTAATTCACTATTATCTTGAGGAAAGTTCTGATTTCACTAGAGCTTTAAATATTTTTATTAGAGTTAATTCAGGAGGCATTTCACTCAGTTACTCTGATTTAGTTATGTCTACGACTATTATGGGATGGCAGAATCTTGATGCAAAAAAAGAAATAAATGGATTAGTGGACGAATTGATAAAGGAATATGGTTATGCTGTAAATAAAGATTTTGTTCTACGCACTTATTTAGTACTTTACAGTGATGATATTAAATTTAGGGTTAAAAACTTTTCTATAAAAAATGCAAAAGAATTTGAAGAATATTGGAAAGAAATAAAAACTACAATTAGAGAAGTTTTTCAACTTGTAACTGACTTTGGTTATGCACCAAGTACTTTGACATCTTTAAATGCGCTGCTACCAATTGTGTACTATTTGTACAAAACAGATAGGGTACAAGGCTTTTGCCAGAAAGTTAAATATAAAAAAGATAGAGAATTAATAAAGAGATGGTTGCATGTCGCTCTATTACATCAAATATTTGGTGGACAAGCAGAAGGCGTCTTAAAGGCAATTAGAGATACCGTGAAAAAAGACATTGAAAAAGGAGCCGAAATTTTCCCTGCACAGTCAATAGCAAGCCGATTGTCCAAAACTAATAAGTCAATTACAGTTGATGAAGAATTTATAGACGGACTTTTATTTACAAGTAAAGATAGTAGGTATGCGTTTCCCATCTTAGCTCTACTATTTCCTCACTTAGATTACAAAAACAGAGATTTCCATTTAGATCATTGTCACCCTATTTCGCATTTTAATGAAAAAAAACTAAAATCAAAAGGTATTTTACTAACTGATAAAAATAAAGAATATTATACTGAAGCGGACTATTTTAACTCTATACTTAATTTGCAAATGCTCGATGGAAATGAGAACAAATCTAAAAATTCGAAAGATTTGAAAATATGGATTGATGAAAATAATATTTCTTTAAAAGCTTACCACTTACCTAAAGAAGTTGATCTGGGTGACTTTCCAATTTTTTTAGAAAAAAGAAGTGAATTATTACGCAAAGTTTTGACTGAAGAATTGACATTTTAA
- a CDS encoding DUF4133 domain-containing protein, with protein MSNSVYQINKGINQSIEFKGLKAQYIWYLGGGVVSLTIVFAILYIIGLPSLLCVGLVGTAGAFLVFKIYKMSNQYGEFGMMKALAKKQIPKCINVYSRGIFFKDIAIER; from the coding sequence ATGAGTAACAGTGTTTACCAGATCAACAAAGGAATTAATCAAAGTATAGAATTTAAAGGCTTAAAAGCTCAGTATATATGGTATTTGGGAGGAGGCGTTGTATCACTTACGATCGTTTTTGCAATCCTTTATATCATTGGGCTTCCTTCGCTATTATGCGTTGGACTCGTTGGGACTGCTGGTGCCTTTTTAGTTTTTAAAATATACAAAATGAGTAATCAATACGGAGAATTCGGCATGATGAAGGCACTAGCCAAGAAGCAGATTCCAAAATGTATTAATGTTTATAGTAGAGGTATTTTTTTTAAAGATATAGCTATAGAACGTTAA
- a CDS encoding cysteine desulfurase family protein encodes MNNELIYLDNNSTTAIDDRVIEAMYPYFKNNYGNASSTHHFGLATKKIVENSREIVSSLINCDPKEIIFTSGATESINIALKGIALNPNNSKRHIITLQTEHKAVLDTCKFLETVGFEIEYLPVNPNGLLDLENLILSIRQDTLVVCIMWVNNETGVIQPIKEISTITNSKKVLLMTDATQAVGKLPINITEFNYIDLLCFSAHKFYGPKGIGALYINQETVSTRQISPTQHGGGHERGLRSGTLNVPAIVGFAKACEIASLEMKENTTYIKSLRDILEAELLNIRGVFINGSKEHRLYNTINACFPNFDANMFIDRYQTIAVSNGSACTSALFEPSHVLLAMGLNDTDAFSAIRFSLSNKNTEQEILTVISNIKETLIQLAN; translated from the coding sequence ATGAATAACGAATTAATATATCTTGATAATAATTCAACAACAGCTATTGATGATCGTGTAATTGAGGCAATGTACCCCTATTTTAAAAATAATTATGGAAATGCATCGAGTACACACCATTTTGGACTTGCAACAAAAAAAATTGTAGAAAATTCTAGAGAAATAGTTTCATCTTTGATCAATTGCGATCCGAAAGAAATTATTTTTACTTCAGGTGCCACAGAAAGTATAAATATTGCATTAAAAGGAATCGCGTTAAATCCAAATAATTCGAAAAGACATATAATAACCTTGCAAACTGAACATAAGGCCGTTTTAGATACTTGCAAATTTTTAGAAACCGTTGGGTTTGAAATTGAGTATCTTCCCGTCAATCCTAATGGATTATTAGATTTAGAGAATCTTATTCTTTCAATTAGGCAAGATACTCTAGTAGTTTGTATCATGTGGGTAAATAATGAAACCGGTGTTATACAACCAATTAAGGAAATTAGTACAATTACTAATTCTAAGAAAGTACTGTTAATGACTGATGCTACTCAGGCAGTTGGTAAATTACCAATTAACATTACTGAATTTAATTATATAGACTTATTATGTTTTTCTGCACACAAATTTTATGGCCCAAAGGGAATAGGAGCATTATATATTAATCAAGAAACAGTTTCAACAAGGCAGATATCTCCTACACAACATGGCGGAGGACATGAGCGCGGGCTTAGGAGTGGTACTCTGAACGTTCCAGCAATTGTTGGTTTTGCTAAAGCATGTGAAATTGCATCTTTGGAAATGAAAGAGAATACCACTTATATTAAATCGCTGAGAGATATTCTGGAAGCAGAATTACTTAACATCAGAGGTGTCTTTATTAATGGCAGTAAAGAGCATCGTCTGTATAATACTATTAATGCCTGCTTTCCAAATTTTGATGCCAACATGTTTATAGATAGATATCAAACAATAGCAGTTAGTAACGGTTCAGCATGTACCTCTGCATTATTTGAACCATCACATGTTTTATTAGCAATGGGCCTAAATGATACAGATGCATTCTCTGCTATCAGATTTAGCCTGAGCAATAAAAACACTGAGCAAGAAATATTGACTGTTATTAGTAACATTAAAGAAACTTTAATCCAATTAGCAAATTAA